The DNA region TATTGACTAATATATTGTGGTTAATGATGGTTAAtactatatctaaaatattatgaagaaatcacaaagatgggaaaagagggaaagagtggGGAAAAATACATTGAGATGAAGAAGAGGTCATAGAGTTAGAGTGCTTTTCTGCGTTCAGACCTGGCTGACCCGCATTTGTTTGAAGTTTCTGAGAATATCCAAAGGCTTCCTTATGGCTCGATGGAGCATTTGTCCCAGGACAAGTATGGGGATTGATGCTACAACCTGGCTATGCTGGGGCACTGCTGGTACTGATTGCCAACAATATTCATAGCCAGTTGCTGTCAGATATCCATAGACAGTTGTTATCAATACCCACAACCAATCACCATTGATATTCATAGGTGActgatgttaatattttattgctaCCATCACTCAAAAGTCCACCATCTAAACTTTGGTCTGGTTAAGGGGATGTGGGAcaaggatgagaggatgggaggggagAACTGGTTGAGAGGGGGATATAGCACCAATCCAAGAACTATACTCATCATTCCTGGTCATTTCAAGATTTATAGAAAGGCCTAGGGTGGAGCAGGGGTAACAGAGGCCTAGCTGACTTTACCTCTAAACTCCTTCCTTCACGATGCACCCTGATAACGGGGAAGAATCTTCTCTTCAAACCATGGCTAGTTAATACTGACTAGCTGAGATTGCCATGACCTGGGATTACTCTTGAATAACTCTTTGCCAAATCCAAAGCCAGAAATCCTTATTTGTAACCAAAAACTGGCAAGAAGAAGTTGGAGTCCACCCCCTTGACCAATCAATGGGCCCATTACAGGATAccactgggcctcagtttctggCGGGCCAGGGCTACAGCATAATAGCGTTGGAAACGGACCAGGAGCACAGGCACCAGTAAGACACCAGTGCACATACCCACGGTGGCTGTGACAGCAGCAGTAAGCTGGCCCAGAGCAGACAGTGGGTAGATGTCTCCATAGCCAACAGTGGTAAGAGTTATGACAGTCCACcagagacatgaaaagatgtcTTCAAAGTGGGGCTCACCCTGACCTGGGGTAGACATGCCCAAAAGCTCCCCATAGAGGAAGAGTAAGCCAAAGAATAAGATCTCAGCCACCCAAATCAGGAGAAAGGCACACACCTCCTTCCAAGAAGAATGAAGGGTATGAACCAGGACTCTCATGGCCAGGGACTTTTCAAGGAAGCCCAGGAGACGAACCAGTTTGAGGACATAGAGAGAACGAATGGCCCCAAGTGTTAAGCTGAGACGAGGTTGCTGTTCAGCCTTGTCACCCACCACCAATTCTACCAGCACAGGAAACAGGCAGAAAATGTCAGCTAGATTGAGAGGGCTACAGAGGAAGCGCACCTTATCAGGGCAGGAAATGGCCCGGGCAAAGAGCTCAGTTCCAAACCAAAGGGCACAGAGCAGTTCCAGGTAGAGCAGGTGGGGGGCACGTTGGTAAACAAGACCATTGTTCTGTTGCTGATGATGGtttccccccacccctaccccatgTCCCATGGGAGTGAAGTTGGCAGAGAAGTAATCCAGCTGGACCTCCGTTTCCTGGAAGAAGATGACCAGAGCACACACGGCAAAGAGTGTGGAGATCAGGGAAAGGCACTGAAGGAAAAGAGGCATGTCAGAAGTACCCCCATTTACCAGCCATCCCCACTTCTCTAACTGGACCCCAcccttctttgcctccctttttAGAGGATCCCCTCAAATTGTCCTAGGTGTTTGTAGATTCAGGGCCCAAGCACCACACCAAGTTGTGTAGCTATTGTGGCAACTTGGCAGGGCCCTTTGGAAGTAAAAGTGTATATTATGGTGCTACAACACTGTTAATAAGTTACCTTGGCCCCTAGGGAAGACTGGGGTTGGTCAAGAAGCACCCAGAGCCACGGCTTCCAAGCATTCCATAGTCCCTGGCCGTCGATGGGGTTCAGCAGAAGGCGTTCATCCATGTTGGCATTCTCACAGGCCTCCCAAGACAGAAAGTCCTGGGTTCTGGTCTCCTTGCCACTCAGCTTGAGCCAGCAGCAAGGTGCCAGTGGTGCTTCTGCCAGGCCCCAATAAGCCAACTCCTCCTCTAGGACATCCCGACAAACGTTGGCAGGGCAGTGTAGCTGCCGAGTACGGTAGTAGCCCAGCACATAGCCAAAGAGTTCAGGATTTCGGTCAAAGAAAAACTCTCGAACCGGTGGACCCTGAGCAGCGGGGGTGCCTGGCATAGGTGGCTCAGTCAGCTTGTAGAGACGGGTTCCTGGAAAGGCCCGCACAGTGCTGATGTAGGTCTCATGGCGCATGCCCCCCACGTTCAGGATCAGTTTATCATCCAAGCCCTCCATGGCAAACTGTGAGCCTGCTTCTCGGCTGGCTCGGATCCGCTGGCAAGAGGAGGGATGACAGGGGTTAGGACGAGGTCCTcctgctctcctctcccctcccaggcttggccagggcagggagagggctGAGGGCCACAGAAATGATGTGGCAGTCTAAGCACCCAAGGGAGGCTACCCCAGGCTGGGAGTTGGAGGTGTCTCTTTCTCCTGGGTCTTCGAGAATCAGGAGGACAGCCACATCTCAGGTAGAGTCACAGTGACTAGCCAAAGTATCTCCTGGGCCCAGGAATTCCAGGAGAAAAAAACAGCCTAGCCTGGAAACATGTCTCTTAGGGGCTGTTAAGAGATGCCTGGTGACTCTGAGAGAAAAATTGTACCATGGTATACAGCAGAGGAGTCAGAGACAGGAAACTTCAGACTAAATGTACAAGATGGGGGCAGGGACATTTCTTAATCCTCTGTCCAAAACTTTGAAAACTTGGGGTGGGGCGAAGGAAGGGATACAAAGAGAAACTGCCAAGGGAGGCTCAGTGCAGGAAGTGTAGAATGAATTCGGGAGCGACAGAGGAAGCTGGAGGGCCTTACAGATCCCTGGGCCTCCACAAGGAATAGGAAGTGCCTGACTTGAGAAACTGGCTGGGGGGTCGGCAGACCTGACAACGATGGTTTTTGACTCCAACTCCCCTGGCACCTGGTCCTGGGCAATCGTCAGCAGCATCAGCTGCACCAACAGCACCAACAGCACCAAAAGCACCAACAGCACCACCACCAGcaacagcagtagcagcagcagcagcagcagcgtccATGGGTGTCTCTACTGGGCGCCCTAAAATTGCTTTGGGCTTAATGAGTTCCTTGCCTGGAAACAGAGAAGGGTAAGAAGAGAGTAgggggcagagaagagagagaagatggtaGGAGCACAGAAAGGCAAATCAGGGGTGTCAAAACACCTACCCAGATCAACATTTCAGTGTCCCACACCCCTGATAGGCAACCTGCTGGGGCATCCCATGTTTGTTCCCCAGTCTGGGGAAATCACAcctcacaccctcacctcccatTTCCCCTACCTCTCAACCAGTCCTTCCTCACTCACTTGGTTGTTTTGCGTGATCCACGAACACTGGCAGTGAAGGGCCCAGCAGCTGGCTGGGTGGTGGGGCCAGAGGCAGGGGGGTAGGCGGTGTAGCTGGCATTGCTGCCACCTCCGGAGTTCTTGACTGCTCCTGCATGGATAGATCTCAGGTCCCAGGACAAGGCTGTGCTCGTGCAAGAGGTGGTGAGAAGCTGGGGTTTTCCGGGAGCCTCCCGTTCCTGCTGTGGCCAGAGGAGCAAGTGCTGAGAGGCAACAATCCGACTCAAGGCTATATGTGTTCCCGCCTGCTTGTTTAGGGAGGCCTTCCTGGCTCTCAGCCTGCAGGGAATCAGACAAGagaccctggccaactttgctgctcctccttcctcccccagctTAGTTCCAGCCcagagcagagggaggggaggaggcagctggAAGAAAAACAGGAAGTTAGGTGGTCAGGCTCCAGCCAAGAGGCCACCTCACACGACCAGTTAATATTTCGAACAactttctcccccccaccccagccccgccAAGCCCCACTCTAATTCCCCACCTTCCCCTCAGCTCCACTACAGCCCTCCTATCAGAAgcctgaaaaggaagaagggctgtagggggaggggggaggaggaagtaaGGAAGACAGCCTGGAAGGCCAGATGTGCTTTTGGCTGTATCCAGCTTTTTCTGCccacaaatttttctttttcttttcttttctttctttctttcttttttttcccccactcatttttcttccttttctccaaagGCCCTGGTGCCAAGGATGGGAGTAAGAATCAGAGAAGGGGAAGGCAGGGGAACAAGCAGCCTCAGAGAAAAGCCTGCTTGCCTGTGCTCTATATCGGGACTGGCAGTCCACAGCCTCTTGAGATAAGCCACatcacctcctccctctctttcttaaCCTTCACCTCCATGACCCGTTTCTGGGAATTGGGCCAGTCTCCTATTTTACTGCTGATGAGAGTTTGCCAATCAAGGACCCAAAAGATTCTAAATTCCAAGAtagcccccacctccacctcttgGCCCAGCGCCCCTGCCTCTCTCATCACCAGAACAGAAATTTCTAGGAGAAATCAAAATTCCTACCACAATGTAACACTCTGACCATATCTTCTTTTTCAGCCCCTCTCTCATTACCAAGGCTGAGTTTGACTGAGAGTTTCAAGACCTGAAAGCAGCAGGCAGACtcctggcttttctcttccttttttttttcctagcaagagagacagagagaaggacagatagggacacacagacaggaagggagagagataagaagcatcaacttatagttgcagtactttagttgtttattgattgctttctcgtatttgtcttgaccaagggccttcaacctaccagtgaccttgggctcaagccagaaaccatggggtcatgtctatgatttcacgctcaagtcagtgaacccacgctcaagctgatgagcccacgcccgTGCTCAACatggataagcctgtgctcaagccagatactttgggggttttgaacttgggtccactgcacaaccgcctggtcaggctctcttcccTCTTAATCATTGCTTTTCTCTGGGGCTGGTCATGAAAGAGAAGGTCCCCTCATTGGACTTCATGGTGAGAATAGGGGGAAGAGTGGATGGTGGTGACAAATACAACTGTGGCAAACCTTAGCTCCACAAAACTTAATATTACATCAGCCAAGGAAGGTGGGCAATAACTTGTGTACTTCAGCACTTTCCCAAGTGAGAAAGGTAGAGGCAGcaattttctctctcactcccaccACCCCTTTCCATCCAAAATCTTGCCCCTCATCTTCActagaacattgatctgctcctgtatgtgccctgacctgcgatcaaacgggcaacctctgtgcttcaggacaatgctctaaccagctgagctatcatGCCAGGGTCACATGAGTGCTTCTTGTGTCCCTAAACTAACCAGTCTCTTTCATAACTATCGTATCCCTTTCAGCTCTCTATTGACTACATATTCTTCCACATCTATCTCCATTGTCACCTCTTTAGGGGAATCTTCTCTGAATCCTTCTCCCTAAGACAAGGTCCTGTCCTCCAAATTCTCACAACTTGCTTTGGGGTTTTTATTCTATAGCACTTTTCTTACTAAAACATTATGCATGTGTTCACTTCTccagtgtattagttttctaattGTTGCTGTGACAAATTTCTACAcattcagtggcttaaaacaacagaaatatattatttattacctTTCAGTTCTGAAAGTCAGAAGTCTAACAAAGGTATCACTGGACCAAAATCAAAGTACTGGAAAGATTCCATTCCTTTCTGGAGGTTCTAAGGGGGAATCTGGTTCCTTgatttttccagcttctagagaccACTTACATTCTTTTGCTCTTAGCC from Saccopteryx leptura isolate mSacLep1 chromosome X, mSacLep1_pri_phased_curated, whole genome shotgun sequence includes:
- the LOC136386106 gene encoding potassium voltage-gated channel subfamily C member 1-like; the encoded protein is MQEQSRTPEVAAMPATPPTPLPLAPPPSQLLGPSLPVFVDHAKQPSKELIKPKAILGRPVETPMDAAAAAAATAVAGGGAVGAFGAVGAVGAADAADDCPGPGARGVGVKNHRCQRIRASREAGSQFAMEGLDDKLILNVGGMRHETYISTVRAFPGTRLYKLTEPPMPGTPAAQGPPVREFFFDRNPELFGYVLGYYRTRQLHCPANVCRDVLEEELAYWGLAEAPLAPCCWLKLSGKETRTQDFLSWEACENANMDERLLLNPIDGQGLWNAWKPWLWVLLDQPQSSLGAKCLSLISTLFAVCALVIFFQETEVQLDYFSANFTPMGHGVGVGGNHHQQQNNGLVYQRAPHLLYLELLCALWFGTELFARAISCPDKVRFLCSPLNLADIFCLFPVLVELVVGDKAEQQPRLSLTLGAIRSLYVLKLVRLLGFLEKSLAMRVLVHTLHSSWKEVCAFLLIWVAEILFFGLLFLYGELLGMSTPGQGEPHFEDIFSCLWWTVITLTTVGYGDIYPLSALGQLTAAVTATVGMCTGVLLVPVLLVRFQRYYAVALARQKLRPSGIL